Proteins encoded together in one Nostoc sp. PCC 7524 window:
- a CDS encoding glycosyltransferase family 2 protein — protein sequence MQNTVLIPTYRRPLDLSRCLLALQAQTKAVDQVIVVVRDTDTETWQFLAHFDPQHLPLQTVTVTQPGVVAALNAGMAAVTGDIVSITDDDAAPHPDWLARINTHFLADSAVAGVGGRDWVHQGNQILDDSRPIVGQLQWFGRVIGNHHLGVGEPREVDVLKGVNMSFRTQAIAQLRFDERMRGTGAQVHFEMAFTLTLKRAGWKMIYDPQIAVDHYPAQRFDEDQRHNFNPTAQINLVHNETLILLEHLPPLRRAIFLLWAILIGTRDCYGLIQWLRFFPSQNQLATRKLLASLQGRWQAYKNFQTQPLLKTLSAPLR from the coding sequence ATGCAGAACACAGTTCTCATCCCCACCTATCGCCGTCCTCTGGATCTATCACGCTGCCTGTTGGCACTACAAGCGCAAACTAAAGCAGTTGACCAAGTGATAGTAGTTGTCCGGGATACAGATACAGAAACTTGGCAATTCCTCGCCCACTTCGACCCCCAACACCTCCCACTACAAACCGTCACCGTCACACAACCAGGGGTAGTAGCAGCCCTCAACGCTGGGATGGCAGCAGTCACAGGCGATATAGTTTCCATCACCGATGACGATGCCGCCCCCCATCCTGATTGGTTAGCACGCATCAACACCCACTTTCTTGCAGATAGTGCCGTTGCTGGGGTGGGAGGTCGTGACTGGGTTCACCAAGGCAACCAAATATTAGACGACTCCCGCCCCATAGTCGGACAATTGCAATGGTTTGGCCGAGTCATTGGCAATCATCACCTAGGAGTAGGAGAACCCCGCGAAGTTGATGTTCTCAAAGGCGTGAACATGAGTTTTCGCACCCAGGCGATCGCCCAACTACGTTTTGATGAGAGGATGCGAGGTACAGGCGCACAGGTACATTTTGAAATGGCCTTCACCCTTACCTTAAAACGCGCCGGGTGGAAAATGATATACGACCCCCAAATAGCCGTAGATCACTATCCCGCCCAAAGATTTGACGAAGACCAACGTCACAACTTCAACCCCACAGCCCAAATCAACCTAGTCCACAACGAAACCCTCATCTTACTAGAACACCTCCCCCCCCTACGCCGTGCCATCTTCCTACTGTGGGCAATCCTCATAGGCACAAGAGACTGTTACGGCCTCATCCAATGGCTAAGATTCTTCCCCAGCCAAAACCAACTAGCCACCCGCAAACTCCTAGCCTCACTCCAAGGACGCTGGCAAGCATACAAAAACTTCCAAACCCAACCCCTCCTCAAAACCCTTAGCGCACCTTTGCGTTAA
- a CDS encoding O-antigen ligase family protein, producing the protein MISQQILFNPFSKEHFSPKERSLQAWIVILAFAFLTIACYFIGAASLLRLIYPVGAFVVAIFLYLRHPILYIGFNWWIWFISAFVARLVDYRIGWDPTRQMLVAPYLVSFVSIATFIKYLPSAARQGGLPFILPALGVFYAFLVGLIYNAPLPVARGLLDWLSPIIFAFHLYINWRDYPSYRQNMQRVFFWCVLLTGAYGVYQFVVAPEWDRYWLIESRLYTSSGSPEPFGMRVWSTMHSVGPYAAVLQAGLLLMFTGTQGALTFPASALGYLSFLLTQARSNWGGWVVGVIMIFISVKTRIQMRLIAIIVMMAICVVPLTTIEPISEVVAERMESFTNLQEDTSFRDRSGNYDRNLNLALTNGLGNGLGNIWKVNEKTGQIEVFVVDSGVLDMFFTLGWFGALPYLGGLILLLYSVCSYSEARFDSFVSAARAIGISSCAQLIISSGMLSVMGMILWGFLAMAMAAHKYYKQQGMS; encoded by the coding sequence GTGATTTCTCAACAAATACTCTTTAACCCATTTTCCAAAGAACACTTTTCACCCAAAGAGCGATCGCTACAGGCTTGGATCGTCATCCTCGCCTTTGCATTCCTCACCATCGCCTGTTATTTTATCGGTGCTGCCAGCCTCCTGCGCCTCATTTATCCAGTCGGAGCTTTTGTTGTCGCCATATTTTTATACTTACGCCATCCTATCTTATATATCGGCTTTAACTGGTGGATTTGGTTCATCTCCGCCTTTGTTGCCCGTTTAGTAGACTATCGCATCGGTTGGGATCCCACCCGCCAGATGCTCGTAGCACCATATTTAGTATCATTTGTTAGTATTGCTACCTTTATCAAATACTTACCCAGTGCTGCCCGTCAGGGAGGCTTACCCTTTATTTTGCCTGCTTTGGGCGTATTTTACGCCTTTCTCGTAGGACTAATTTATAACGCACCCCTACCCGTAGCACGGGGACTTTTAGATTGGCTCAGTCCCATCATTTTCGCCTTTCACTTATACATCAACTGGCGAGATTACCCCAGCTATCGCCAAAATATGCAGCGAGTCTTTTTCTGGTGTGTACTACTTACAGGTGCTTACGGCGTGTATCAATTTGTAGTAGCACCAGAGTGGGATCGTTACTGGCTGATAGAATCGAGACTTTATACCAGTTCCGGCTCTCCTGAACCCTTCGGAATGCGTGTGTGGAGTACAATGCACTCCGTTGGCCCTTATGCAGCCGTATTGCAAGCTGGCTTGTTATTAATGTTCACCGGTACCCAAGGAGCATTAACTTTTCCAGCTTCCGCCTTGGGTTATTTGTCATTCCTACTTACCCAAGCCCGTAGTAACTGGGGAGGTTGGGTAGTGGGGGTAATCATGATTTTCATTTCAGTGAAAACACGCATTCAAATGCGATTAATCGCTATTATTGTCATGATGGCAATTTGCGTTGTCCCCTTAACTACTATCGAACCCATTTCTGAAGTTGTAGCAGAACGGATGGAAAGTTTTACCAATCTGCAAGAAGATACTAGCTTTAGAGATAGGTCAGGGAACTATGACAGAAACTTGAATCTCGCCTTGACTAACGGATTGGGTAACGGATTAGGAAATATTTGGAAAGTCAACGAAAAAACCGGACAAATTGAAGTATTCGTAGTTGACAGTGGTGTTTTAGATATGTTTTTCACCTTGGGATGGTTTGGCGCTCTCCCATATTTAGGTGGATTAATTTTATTGCTTTACAGCGTTTGTAGTTATAGTGAAGCCCGATTTGATAGTTTTGTCAGTGCTGCCCGTGCTATTGGTATAAGTTCATGCGCCCAGTTAATTATCAGTAGCGGAATGCTGAGTGTAATGGGGATGATTTTGTGGGGATTTTTAGCTATGGCAATGGCAGCTCACAAGTATTATAAGCAGCAAGGGATGAGTTAA
- a CDS encoding phosphoadenylyl-sulfate reductase, producing MVATHTDLNIAALEAEYSQKSPREILKFALETFNNLAISFSGAEDVVLIDIASKITNNFRVFTLDTGRLHPETYQLLDQVRKHYGIKLEVTFPDTAEVQALVEEKGLFSFYQDGHKECCAVRKVRPLRRKLNTLDAWVTGQRKDQSPSTRNHIPVIEVDSAFSTEDHQLIKFNPLANWSSAQVWEYIRALDVPYNKLHERGFISIGCEPCTRPVLPNQHEREGRWWWEESTAKECGLHAANLQK from the coding sequence ATGGTAGCTACCCATACAGATTTAAATATTGCTGCCCTAGAAGCAGAATACAGTCAAAAATCACCAAGGGAAATTCTCAAATTTGCCTTGGAAACTTTTAATAACCTAGCAATTTCCTTCAGTGGTGCTGAGGATGTTGTTCTCATTGATATTGCTTCTAAAATTACCAATAACTTCCGCGTGTTTACACTTGATACCGGACGTTTGCACCCAGAAACATATCAGTTGTTGGATCAAGTCAGAAAACATTATGGGATAAAATTAGAAGTAACGTTTCCTGACACTGCGGAAGTTCAAGCTTTGGTAGAAGAAAAGGGATTGTTTAGCTTTTACCAAGATGGTCATAAAGAGTGCTGTGCAGTCCGCAAAGTCAGACCACTGCGCCGCAAACTTAACACCCTTGATGCTTGGGTGACAGGACAACGCAAAGACCAAAGCCCCAGCACCCGCAACCATATTCCAGTCATTGAAGTTGATAGCGCCTTCTCTACCGAAGACCATCAATTAATTAAGTTCAATCCCTTAGCAAATTGGTCTTCTGCTCAGGTATGGGAATACATCCGCGCTTTAGATGTGCCTTACAACAAATTACACGAACGCGGTTTTATTAGCATTGGCTGCGAACCTTGTACTAGACCAGTATTACCCAACCAGCACGAACGCGAAGGCCGCTGGTGGTGGGAAGAGTCCACCGCTAAAGAATGTGGTTTACATGCTGCTAACTTGCAGAAATAG